A genomic stretch from Terriglobus sp. RCC_193 includes:
- a CDS encoding DUF4381 domain-containing protein, with product MRAPLDQLYDFYQPPLPSWRPQTVGSYVTLSILAILLTGLLVFLWHRWRRNRYRREALRALAHTDVRGISELLKRTALSAWPRTQVAALTGPAWLTFLNTSASQAPFDSSVANQLEVMAFSAAETSDEDESALRSAAALWIREHAAPRKGEKHVSA from the coding sequence ATGAGAGCGCCGCTGGACCAACTGTATGACTTTTATCAGCCACCACTGCCGTCCTGGCGGCCACAAACGGTAGGCTCCTATGTGACCCTTTCTATCCTGGCGATTCTTCTGACAGGACTCCTGGTATTTCTTTGGCATCGCTGGAGAAGAAATCGTTATCGTCGTGAAGCATTGCGCGCGCTTGCGCATACCGATGTACGCGGAATTTCAGAATTGCTGAAGCGCACCGCGCTATCTGCATGGCCTCGTACACAGGTTGCGGCATTAACAGGGCCAGCATGGCTAACATTTCTCAATACATCTGCAAGCCAGGCGCCCTTCGATAGTTCAGTCGCGAATCAGCTTGAGGTGATGGCATTCTCGGCAGCAGAAACGTCCGATGAGGACGAATCGGCGCTGCGGAGTGCTGCTGCTCTCTGGATCAGAGAGCACGCAGCGCCGCGAAAGGGGGAGAAGCATGTATCGGCTTGA
- a CDS encoding DUF58 domain-containing protein: MGAYAELDSLISLEFRARGFSLRRNQPVHSLLFGRRTSHIRGRGLDFEELRNYVAGDDVRSIDWHVTARMQKPYLRVYSEERDRPTLVLVDQRINMFFGSIRSMKSVVAAEVAALLAWRAFSQGDRVGAYVFNDSRSEQVPMHRSRATVLRILDRVVKLNQELHSAQVQPAAPEKLNEMLEKTARLRPRDALILIASDFDGADAKTRDLLLQLSQSNDVVCCLVYDPLSLASTIHSRFVVSNAALQIELHLEKQKIRDDLHAALEVRLNEVLSWQHELNVPILPLSTSEDVSQQIRHLLGHVATHRRRL, encoded by the coding sequence ATGGGCGCTTACGCGGAACTCGACTCTCTCATCTCTTTAGAGTTTCGTGCGCGCGGTTTCTCGTTGCGCCGCAATCAACCTGTTCATAGTCTTCTCTTTGGTCGTCGGACATCGCATATTCGCGGACGCGGCTTGGACTTTGAAGAGCTCCGCAACTATGTGGCGGGCGATGATGTTCGCTCAATCGATTGGCATGTCACGGCTCGCATGCAGAAGCCCTATCTCCGGGTGTATTCCGAAGAGCGAGATCGTCCGACACTGGTGCTTGTAGACCAACGCATCAACATGTTTTTTGGCAGCATTCGGAGCATGAAGTCGGTGGTAGCCGCGGAAGTAGCTGCCCTGCTTGCATGGCGCGCCTTTTCCCAGGGAGATCGGGTTGGTGCGTATGTTTTCAATGACAGCCGCAGTGAGCAGGTTCCCATGCACCGCAGCCGCGCCACCGTGCTGCGCATACTGGATCGCGTTGTCAAACTCAATCAGGAATTACACAGCGCTCAAGTCCAACCCGCGGCGCCCGAGAAGCTGAATGAAATGCTGGAGAAGACAGCACGCTTGCGTCCCCGCGATGCATTGATTCTCATTGCCAGCGACTTCGACGGTGCGGATGCAAAGACGCGCGATCTTCTGCTCCAGCTTTCTCAATCGAACGATGTCGTCTGCTGCCTGGTTTACGATCCACTCTCGCTCGCTTCCACGATCCATAGTCGTTTCGTTGTATCGAACGCAGCGCTGCAGATCGAACTCCACCTGGAAAAGCAGAAAATACGAGATGACCTTCACGCGGCACTGGAAGTGCGTTTGAATGAAGTTTTGTCCTGGCAGCATGAGCTGAATGTCCCGATTCTTCCGCTCTCCACGAGTGAAGATGTATCACAACAGATACGTCATCTACTTGGACATGTCGCCACACATCGGAGGCGGCTATGA
- a CDS encoding AAA family ATPase: MSPHDTIVGLSKDISRTVLGQEAMIERLLIGLLANGNLLVEGLPGLAKTRAIKKLSTFLDAGLSRIQFTPDLLPSDITGSEIYYTAEGEGEFRFQPGPVFNNLVLADEINRAPAKVQAALLEAMEERQVTVAGTTHPLPPLFLVMATQNPIEQEGTYPLPEAQLDRFLMHVYVDYPAEASERDIMRLVRDEEQLDGSAASAHTSITQKVDQQTIFDARKEIHAIHVADAVESYIVNLVEATRTPERYDKDLRKWIQVGASPRGTIGLDKCSRAYAWLKGHDYVRPDDVQAIAHDVLRHRILLSYDAQAEGITANTVIDKIVQLVAVA; this comes from the coding sequence TTGTCCCCTCATGACACCATCGTCGGTCTCAGCAAGGACATAAGCCGGACCGTACTTGGCCAGGAAGCCATGATCGAACGACTCCTGATCGGGTTGCTGGCCAATGGAAACCTTCTAGTGGAAGGGCTTCCCGGTCTGGCCAAAACGCGTGCCATTAAGAAACTATCGACGTTCCTTGATGCCGGGTTATCGCGTATTCAATTCACACCAGATCTATTGCCCTCGGACATCACTGGTTCAGAGATTTATTACACGGCAGAAGGCGAAGGGGAGTTCCGCTTTCAACCCGGACCTGTCTTCAATAACCTTGTGCTGGCCGACGAAATCAATCGTGCGCCTGCGAAGGTGCAGGCTGCGCTGTTGGAAGCGATGGAAGAACGACAGGTTACGGTTGCAGGCACAACGCATCCGTTACCACCGTTATTTCTTGTGATGGCGACACAAAATCCAATTGAACAGGAAGGAACGTATCCGTTGCCGGAAGCGCAGCTTGATCGTTTTCTGATGCACGTCTATGTGGATTATCCCGCCGAAGCATCTGAGCGCGACATCATGCGTCTGGTGCGTGACGAAGAACAGCTGGATGGAAGCGCTGCGTCAGCGCATACATCCATCACACAAAAGGTAGACCAGCAAACGATCTTCGATGCGCGCAAGGAAATCCATGCGATCCATGTGGCCGATGCCGTGGAGAGCTACATCGTGAATCTTGTAGAGGCTACGCGAACGCCCGAACGTTACGACAAAGATCTGCGCAAGTGGATTCAAGTAGGCGCGAGTCCTCGCGGAACCATCGGGTTGGATAAGTGTTCCCGTGCCTATGCATGGCTAAAGGGGCATGATTATGTTCGTCCCGATGATGTACAGGCCATTGCCCATGACGTTCTGCGACATCGCATTTTGCTGAGCTATGACGCGCAGGCGGAAGGCATTACGGCTAATACTGTCATCGATAAGATTGTGCAACTGGTAGCAGTTGCTTAA
- a CDS encoding VWA domain-containing protein yields MSLREWWQLLHFLRPHWLWMMLAIPVFYVSLFVRENARRQWRGLIEPALLDHLMVPRKHRWRFRPVHLLSLVIVLGSIAAAGPAWRREQPPFAEDKAPLVIALDLSTTMNAVDLNPTRLERVKLKLRDLIHRRDGGRTALFAYAANAYMVLPFTTDESLFDIYLDTLRTNLMPHEGKDSAKALHTIEDFLKDETVPGTILFVTDGIEPNALPSFQQFTAKQDQANEILVLGVGTSEGGPVQDGPSHFLEDRSGRRVFSKLDVAALRALSRDGIDASTLTPDDDDIQWIQHHTQHHMELLEEKDTRTRWIDEGYLLAIPLAVLSAFWFRKGGTIRWTAALLAFVLLLPSSVFAMEAHETSSHVSWMDIWMTPDQQGRYYFQKKDYKKAAERFEDPMWRGLALARMGDYDAALNAFALSDSAEAWFNQGDALAHSGKYPASVEAFRQALLRRPDWKEAKENLALVQSLIPKPKEQKKEEQEQAEEAPNLPPDQVRFDDKGKQGKKTRTNVKPITTADIWMRNIQTSPADFLRRRFAIQDAKERHP; encoded by the coding sequence ATGAGTCTGCGCGAATGGTGGCAATTACTTCATTTCCTGCGGCCACATTGGCTATGGATGATGCTAGCCATTCCTGTCTTTTACGTTTCTCTTTTCGTCAGAGAGAATGCGCGTCGCCAGTGGCGGGGACTCATTGAGCCAGCGCTCCTGGACCATCTGATGGTTCCACGCAAACATCGCTGGCGCTTTCGCCCGGTGCATCTATTGTCATTGGTGATTGTTCTTGGTTCGATCGCCGCCGCAGGGCCAGCGTGGCGGCGCGAACAACCACCCTTTGCAGAGGACAAGGCACCGCTCGTCATTGCACTTGACCTGTCCACCACCATGAATGCTGTGGACCTAAATCCAACGCGCCTGGAACGCGTGAAGCTGAAGCTGCGCGACCTGATCCATCGGCGCGATGGTGGACGCACTGCACTATTCGCTTACGCGGCAAATGCATACATGGTGCTTCCTTTCACCACAGATGAATCCTTGTTTGATATTTATCTGGACACGCTTAGGACAAACCTGATGCCGCATGAAGGCAAGGATTCCGCGAAGGCGTTGCATACGATTGAAGACTTTCTGAAAGACGAAACTGTTCCTGGCACAATTCTCTTTGTTACGGATGGCATTGAGCCAAATGCATTGCCTTCCTTTCAGCAGTTCACTGCAAAGCAGGACCAAGCCAATGAAATTCTTGTTTTGGGCGTGGGTACATCGGAGGGCGGACCTGTGCAGGATGGGCCTTCTCATTTTCTGGAAGATCGCAGCGGGCGACGCGTGTTCTCGAAGCTGGATGTTGCTGCTCTGCGTGCGTTAAGCCGCGATGGCATCGATGCAAGTACATTGACACCCGATGATGATGACATCCAGTGGATTCAACATCACACACAACATCACATGGAACTGCTGGAGGAGAAAGACACACGCACGCGATGGATTGATGAAGGTTATCTGCTTGCCATACCGCTTGCTGTACTCAGTGCTTTCTGGTTTCGCAAAGGGGGGACGATTCGGTGGACCGCAGCGCTGCTCGCCTTCGTGCTACTGTTGCCATCTTCTGTTTTTGCTATGGAGGCCCACGAGACGTCGTCGCACGTTTCATGGATGGATATCTGGATGACGCCCGATCAGCAGGGTCGTTATTACTTCCAGAAGAAGGATTACAAGAAAGCTGCGGAACGATTCGAAGACCCCATGTGGCGCGGTCTCGCGCTCGCACGCATGGGTGATTACGATGCGGCTCTGAATGCCTTTGCCCTAAGCGACAGCGCAGAAGCCTGGTTCAATCAGGGTGACGCGTTGGCACACAGTGGCAAATACCCAGCTTCAGTCGAAGCATTTCGCCAGGCATTGCTACGACGTCCAGATTGGAAAGAGGCGAAGGAAAATCTTGCACTTGTGCAATCGCTGATTCCCAAGCCCAAAGAGCAAAAGAAAGAAGAGCAGGAGCAGGCAGAGGAAGCACCGAATCTACCTCCAGATCAGGTTCGCTTTGACGACAAGGGAAAACAAGGCAAGAAAACTCGTACCAACGTCAAACCGATTACCACAGCGGATATATGGATGCGCAATATTCAGACATCACCCGCTGACTTCCTTCGAAGGAGATTTGCGATACAGGATGCGAAGGAGCGCCATCCATGA
- a CDS encoding fused MFS/spermidine synthase, with the protein MPAATMISTQEKLTSAPTAFHPKRIMLIAALALSGISALIFQVLWARELSVVVGVEVYAITLAISAFFAGLAGGSALFGRIADRVVSPLRVYAILEAGVAAAAVAVTLVLPSMAVLYAKLQDHVGLLALVLPFVVVSAPALLMGGTLPVAIRALQPQSLRVAVDGGFLYTANTAGGIIGVLIASFVLIPWVGLRGTALVAGFLNVVACAVVWQQFKETVPHPEKASVVEKRHTSSVTPSHLPLILYTFAGAVALGYEVVWSQAIGQFVSTRAFSFSIVLAVYLSGLALGAWFGSGFVKRGLDSWGAFGLLISGAGLIAMLEFSAVGRWTVLTQMWIGDAVLKAAGSEALRMYASFATAGIGLVFLPTLLLGAAFPVVLRLIAGKSGVGSAVGNALSANTAAGIVGTMVTGFVMIPMLGIVRTLALLTIVAGAIGVVATLFTTRRWMKLAVGLTAVSTMVAAAMTPADRLANLLLLTRGGGTLVFYEEGRGATVAVAQQRSKDNAFRRLFVQGVSNSGDAMPSMRYMRLQTMIPLLIHNGEPKSVMVVGFGTGITAGETLRYPGLTTRVCAELLPSIVRAGKMFPENYNAWNDDRLNIRLRDGRQELMRNNQSYDVITLEPPPPSAQGVANLYSVEFYEIAKKRLNQNGILAQWLPIATQNEQQTRELVRSFLNAFPYATLWTTELHEMLLVGSPQPIHIDVRTLQERFAPGSVVASMKGVGIDSPAAVLATWITDRSGLERFAGDARAVTDNHPRIEYGPWVRQDEITRVLPELLKLRTEVPAIGLNRELTAEIHQRQSALFDFYAAGLAAYAGDRNRWEQAIRRVASVDPENAYYQWIIGRE; encoded by the coding sequence ATGCCGGCAGCAACGATGATTTCCACTCAGGAAAAACTTACAAGTGCACCAACCGCGTTTCATCCGAAACGCATCATGCTCATCGCCGCACTTGCTCTTTCCGGCATTTCCGCACTTATCTTTCAGGTCTTATGGGCACGCGAGCTTTCGGTGGTCGTGGGTGTTGAGGTCTATGCGATCACCCTGGCGATATCCGCCTTCTTCGCGGGCCTCGCAGGAGGAAGCGCTCTCTTCGGACGCATAGCCGACCGTGTTGTATCTCCCCTTCGCGTCTATGCGATCCTTGAGGCTGGAGTTGCAGCGGCTGCAGTTGCCGTCACGCTGGTGCTGCCTTCAATGGCGGTACTCTATGCGAAGCTGCAGGACCATGTCGGACTGCTCGCTTTGGTATTGCCCTTCGTCGTTGTGAGTGCGCCAGCATTATTGATGGGAGGGACACTTCCCGTTGCCATACGCGCTCTCCAGCCGCAATCTCTGCGCGTTGCGGTGGATGGAGGTTTCCTCTACACCGCAAACACGGCAGGCGGCATCATCGGTGTTCTGATTGCCAGTTTCGTTCTCATCCCGTGGGTCGGCCTTCGCGGCACTGCGCTCGTTGCGGGATTCCTCAACGTTGTCGCGTGTGCAGTGGTGTGGCAACAATTCAAAGAGACTGTGCCCCATCCAGAGAAAGCCTCGGTGGTAGAAAAGCGCCACACTTCCTCTGTGACGCCATCTCATCTTCCTCTCATCTTGTATACGTTTGCCGGTGCGGTTGCGCTTGGTTATGAAGTTGTCTGGTCGCAGGCCATTGGGCAATTTGTAAGTACACGCGCATTTTCCTTTTCCATTGTCCTTGCGGTGTATCTTTCCGGCCTTGCGCTTGGCGCATGGTTCGGCTCTGGTTTCGTAAAGCGTGGGCTGGATTCGTGGGGCGCATTTGGTCTGCTTATCAGCGGCGCGGGTTTGATCGCCATGCTTGAGTTTTCTGCGGTGGGCCGCTGGACGGTACTCACGCAGATGTGGATTGGTGATGCTGTATTAAAAGCGGCAGGAAGCGAGGCTTTGCGAATGTACGCAAGCTTCGCAACGGCAGGCATTGGGCTGGTCTTTCTTCCCACACTTTTGCTGGGTGCCGCATTTCCCGTGGTACTGCGACTCATCGCCGGTAAGTCGGGCGTAGGCAGTGCTGTTGGCAATGCATTAAGTGCAAATACTGCAGCCGGAATCGTAGGAACCATGGTCACAGGATTCGTGATGATTCCAATGCTGGGGATCGTGCGAACACTCGCACTCCTCACTATCGTCGCTGGAGCAATTGGTGTCGTCGCAACGCTCTTCACAACGCGCCGTTGGATGAAACTGGCCGTGGGCCTTACTGCTGTATCAACGATGGTTGCCGCCGCAATGACACCTGCTGATCGCCTCGCAAATTTGTTGCTGCTCACGCGAGGAGGCGGCACATTGGTCTTCTATGAAGAGGGACGCGGCGCAACCGTTGCAGTTGCCCAGCAGCGCTCCAAAGACAACGCATTTCGCCGCTTGTTTGTGCAGGGTGTATCGAACTCCGGTGATGCTATGCCGTCCATGCGCTACATGCGTTTGCAGACAATGATTCCCCTGTTGATACACAACGGTGAGCCAAAGTCTGTCATGGTCGTTGGATTTGGTACAGGAATCACAGCAGGCGAAACATTGCGCTATCCCGGCCTGACAACGCGCGTGTGCGCAGAACTTTTACCCTCTATCGTGCGCGCGGGAAAGATGTTTCCGGAGAACTATAACGCCTGGAATGATGACCGGCTCAATATCCGCCTGCGCGACGGTCGACAGGAATTGATGCGTAACAATCAGTCCTACGACGTGATCACGCTGGAGCCACCGCCACCTTCCGCACAGGGAGTCGCGAATCTCTATTCAGTCGAGTTTTATGAGATAGCAAAAAAACGGCTCAATCAGAACGGAATTCTGGCGCAATGGCTTCCCATTGCCACGCAGAACGAACAACAAACGCGAGAGCTGGTGCGCAGTTTTCTGAATGCATTTCCTTACGCAACACTCTGGACCACGGAACTGCATGAGATGTTGTTGGTAGGCTCGCCGCAGCCAATTCACATTGATGTCCGCACACTGCAGGAGCGCTTTGCACCGGGTAGTGTTGTAGCCAGCATGAAGGGAGTCGGCATTGATTCCCCTGCTGCCGTGCTTGCGACATGGATCACAGATCGCTCCGGCCTGGAACGCTTTGCAGGCGATGCACGCGCGGTGACAGATAATCATCCACGCATCGAGTATGGCCCGTGGGTCCGTCAGGACGAAATCACGCGTGTGTTGCCGGAACTGCTCAAACTTAGAACCGAAGTTCCGGCGATCGGATTGAATCGTGAACTGACCGCTGAAATCCACCAACGGCAGTCTGCGCTCTTTGATTTTTACGCGGCGGGCCTTGCTGCCTATGCGGGTGATCGGAATAGATGGGAGCAGGCAATTCGCCGTGTCGCAAGCGTTGATCCGGAAAACGCCTACTATCAATGGATCATCGGAAGAGAGTGA
- a CDS encoding VWA domain-containing protein, with protein sequence MASSLGLTPQHQAVILRTNWLEKIVSVLSWSLIVVALARPQYIEPPIQKIEPGRDLMLALDISQSMETSDFRTPDGKRMRRVDAVKQVVADFIRRRKHDQIGLIVFGQTAYPVTPFTLDHEACQQMLSQIDAGMAGPQTMIGDAIGLAIKQFNASDAKQRVLILLTDGNDTGSRMPPRRAAEIAKDNHIVVHAVGLGDPHATGEDKMDYSILEQIASSTGGKVFHGENRAELESAYRELDRITPQNFKTLSYQPRRELAMIPIGTALLLTVGYNLLMLLIGIGMSLWHRRTQRASDTQAVEIAMLKVRL encoded by the coding sequence ATGGCTTCTTCTCTTGGACTAACACCGCAACATCAGGCGGTGATCTTACGAACCAACTGGCTGGAAAAAATTGTTAGTGTACTCAGTTGGAGCCTGATCGTTGTGGCCCTCGCACGGCCACAATACATTGAACCACCGATTCAGAAGATAGAGCCGGGCCGCGATCTGATGCTGGCGCTCGATATTTCGCAGTCAATGGAAACATCCGACTTTCGCACGCCTGACGGAAAGCGGATGCGGCGCGTGGATGCCGTGAAACAAGTGGTGGCGGATTTCATACGTCGCAGGAAACATGACCAGATCGGGTTGATTGTCTTTGGCCAGACGGCGTATCCGGTAACACCTTTTACGCTGGACCATGAAGCGTGCCAACAGATGCTGTCGCAGATTGATGCAGGGATGGCAGGGCCGCAGACCATGATTGGTGATGCCATCGGTCTTGCGATCAAACAGTTCAATGCAAGCGACGCAAAGCAGCGTGTTCTGATTCTGTTGACCGACGGCAACGATACAGGAAGCCGCATGCCTCCGCGCCGGGCGGCTGAGATCGCGAAAGACAATCACATTGTGGTGCATGCAGTTGGGCTTGGTGATCCACACGCAACGGGCGAAGACAAGATGGATTACTCGATACTGGAGCAGATTGCGAGTTCTACCGGCGGTAAGGTATTCCACGGCGAAAATCGCGCCGAACTGGAAAGCGCGTACCGTGAGTTGGATAGGATCACACCACAAAACTTCAAAACGCTAAGCTATCAACCACGCCGCGAATTGGCCATGATACCTATTGGCACAGCCCTTCTGCTCACAGTGGGATACAACCTGCTGATGCTTCTCATCGGCATTGGGATGAGCTTGTGGCATCGCAGAACACAGAGAGCGTCAGACACGCAGGCGGTCGAGATCGCGATGCTGAAGGTGCGGCTATGA
- a CDS encoding arylsulfatase translates to MLGVIALAGGWARNASAEAGKPNILVIFGDDVGQANISRYTHGVMGYKTPNIDSIGEQGMTFTDYYAENSCTAGRSSFITGQSPVRTGLSKVGAPGAPVGIQKRDITIAEALKPLGYATGQFGKNHLGDRDEYLPTNHGFDEFFGNLYHLNAEQEPEMPYWPSDDPVFLKVYNPRGVLHSYADGKVEDTGPLNIKRMETIDDETTGSAMDFMDKQVKAGKPFFTWMNFTRMHIFTHVRPDYIGKAGLGKGYEYADGMWEMDQNVGKLLKKVDDLGIKDNTIVLFTTDNGPNMFTWPDAAMTPFRNEKDSNYEGAFRVPAVIRWPGHIKADQWSNEIVSGLDWFPTLLAAAGNTNITQQLLKGTGPGGMVHKVHLDGYNILPYLEGKEAHSPRKNFFYFDDDGLMVGVRVNNWKYVFCEQRKPGGYEVWSNPVTCLRIPKIYNLRLDPYERADMSSDQYNDWQIHNAYLVVQGQLVAGEFAETFKEYPPSQPPASFTIDPESIVNIGKRIAEQKKSPASSR, encoded by the coding sequence ATGCTCGGGGTCATAGCGCTGGCCGGTGGCTGGGCTCGAAACGCCAGTGCAGAAGCTGGTAAACCGAACATCCTTGTTATCTTTGGTGATGACGTAGGGCAGGCGAACATCAGTCGCTATACGCATGGTGTTATGGGGTACAAGACACCAAACATCGACAGTATTGGTGAACAGGGTATGACGTTCACCGATTACTATGCGGAGAATAGTTGTACCGCAGGCCGTTCCTCTTTCATCACGGGGCAGTCTCCGGTTCGCACGGGACTTTCAAAGGTAGGTGCGCCGGGTGCGCCGGTCGGTATTCAGAAGCGTGACATCACCATTGCAGAAGCTCTAAAACCTCTTGGCTACGCTACGGGGCAGTTCGGCAAGAACCATCTTGGCGATCGCGATGAATATCTGCCAACCAACCACGGCTTTGATGAATTTTTCGGCAATCTCTATCACCTGAACGCAGAACAAGAGCCGGAAATGCCTTATTGGCCCTCGGACGATCCCGTCTTTTTAAAGGTGTATAACCCCCGTGGCGTCCTCCATAGCTACGCCGATGGAAAGGTCGAAGACACAGGCCCGCTGAACATCAAGCGCATGGAAACCATCGATGATGAAACGACGGGCTCCGCCATGGACTTTATGGACAAGCAGGTGAAGGCGGGCAAGCCATTTTTCACGTGGATGAACTTTACTCGCATGCACATCTTCACGCATGTGCGTCCGGACTACATCGGCAAAGCTGGCCTGGGGAAAGGCTATGAATATGCCGACGGCATGTGGGAGATGGATCAGAATGTCGGCAAACTGCTGAAAAAGGTGGATGACCTTGGCATTAAGGACAACACCATCGTTCTGTTCACCACGGACAACGGCCCCAACATGTTCACATGGCCGGATGCAGCCATGACACCGTTCCGCAATGAAAAAGATTCCAATTATGAGGGAGCGTTCCGTGTTCCGGCAGTCATTCGCTGGCCTGGACACATCAAGGCGGATCAGTGGTCCAACGAAATTGTCTCTGGCCTCGATTGGTTCCCAACCTTGCTTGCTGCTGCTGGAAATACCAACATCACGCAGCAGTTGCTGAAAGGGACAGGGCCCGGCGGCATGGTCCACAAGGTCCATCTGGATGGTTACAACATCCTTCCCTATCTCGAAGGAAAGGAAGCGCACTCACCTCGCAAGAACTTCTTCTACTTTGATGATGACGGCCTTATGGTGGGTGTTCGTGTCAACAACTGGAAGTATGTTTTCTGTGAGCAGAGAAAGCCAGGTGGATACGAAGTCTGGTCCAATCCAGTTACTTGTCTTCGCATTCCTAAGATCTACAACTTACGCCTGGACCCTTATGAACGCGCAGACATGTCGTCCGACCAGTACAACGATTGGCAGATACATAATGCTTACCTCGTAGTTCAAGGACAACTGGTTGCAGGTGAGTTTGCGGAGACATTCAAGGAATATCCACCAAGCCAGCCACCAGCCAGTTTCACCATTGACCCAGAGTCGATTGTGAACATTGGCAAACGCATTGCAGAGCAGAAAAAGTCTCCTGCAAGCAGCAGGTAA
- a CDS encoding formylglycine-generating enzyme family protein gives MKPSKRSASRKQSRSTASSYILGGVLLIAAVAVAIVIRKPVHATVAIPVASEDAHDTPPSETAKTDTEKPDAMQHDGQSKSEPAFQPTVLNTAKPSNPAPEDMSWIPGGEFSMGAQAPAGTNDVGMKATYDSRPIHRVYVDGFYMDKTDVTNAEFARFIKATGYVTVAERKPRAQDYPGAPPENLVAGSVVFTPPDHPVSLDNYFQWWRYVPGADWKHPQGPSSTIVGKDDYPVVQIAYEDAQAYAKWAGKRLPTEAEWEFAARGGLTGKPYVWGDEFRPHQHWMANTHEGHFPDTNTVEDGYIGTSPVKHFAPNNYGLYDMAGNVWQWTSDWYRPDYYKQLSAQRRVIRNPQGPDSAWDPSEPGHKKKVHRGGSYLCTDQYCSRYMLGTRGKGDADTGTNHLGFRCVKNVSPNTSMMAAKELQKSMSPKS, from the coding sequence ATGAAACCCTCGAAACGATCCGCATCCAGAAAACAATCCAGGAGCACGGCATCGTCCTACATCCTTGGAGGAGTGTTGTTGATTGCTGCGGTCGCAGTTGCGATTGTGATTCGAAAGCCGGTTCACGCTACCGTAGCGATCCCCGTAGCCTCGGAAGACGCACACGATACGCCGCCCTCTGAAACCGCGAAAACTGACACCGAAAAGCCGGATGCGATGCAGCATGATGGCCAGAGTAAGAGCGAACCGGCCTTCCAACCCACCGTATTGAATACGGCAAAGCCATCTAACCCCGCTCCTGAGGACATGTCGTGGATCCCCGGTGGTGAGTTTTCGATGGGGGCACAGGCACCAGCTGGAACCAACGACGTCGGCATGAAAGCCACCTATGACTCGCGCCCCATTCATCGGGTTTATGTCGATGGCTTCTACATGGATAAGACGGACGTCACCAACGCTGAATTCGCCAGATTCATTAAAGCGACAGGCTATGTTACGGTTGCCGAGCGGAAACCACGTGCGCAGGATTATCCAGGTGCGCCGCCAGAAAATCTCGTTGCGGGCTCCGTCGTCTTTACACCGCCAGATCATCCTGTGTCGCTCGATAACTACTTCCAATGGTGGCGTTATGTTCCGGGTGCAGACTGGAAACATCCGCAGGGACCGAGCTCGACCATCGTGGGTAAAGACGATTATCCCGTGGTGCAGATAGCCTACGAGGATGCCCAGGCTTATGCGAAGTGGGCCGGAAAGCGTCTGCCCACGGAGGCGGAATGGGAGTTTGCCGCACGCGGTGGACTTACAGGAAAACCCTACGTATGGGGCGATGAGTTTCGTCCGCATCAACACTGGATGGCGAACACCCACGAAGGGCACTTTCCCGACACAAACACCGTCGAAGACGGTTATATAGGAACCTCTCCGGTGAAACACTTCGCCCCGAATAACTATGGTTTATATGACATGGCGGGCAATGTGTGGCAATGGACGTCGGATTGGTATCGCCCCGATTACTACAAGCAGTTGAGTGCACAGAGGCGAGTCATCCGCAATCCTCAGGGACCCGACTCGGCATGGGATCCTTCCGAGCCCGGTCACAAGAAGAAGGTCCACCGCGGCGGATCGTATCTTTGCACGGACCAGTACTGTTCGCGTTACATGCTCGGTACACGCGGCAAAGGCGACGCAGATACCGGCACGAATCACCTCGGATTTCGCTGTGTGAAGAATGTGTCGCCGAATACGTCCATGATGGCCGCGAAAGAACTTCAGAAGTCAATGTCGCCGAAATCCTGA